One Neovison vison isolate M4711 chromosome 2, ASM_NN_V1, whole genome shotgun sequence genomic window carries:
- the NPFFR1 gene encoding neuropeptide FF receptor 1 codes for MEAFSSSLAPLRPGQGPPGGSQEVAPECSAEEMRRDNKDFEGEPSQPPNSSWPPSQNTSQAKATPAANLTFSSYYQHSSPVAAMFIVAYMLIFLLCMVGNALVCFIVLKNRHMRTVTNMFILNLAVSDLLVGIFCMPTTLVDNLITGWPFDNATCKMSGLVQGMSVSASVFTLVAIAVERFRCIVHPFREKLTVRKALVAIAVIWALALLIMCPSAITLTVTREEHHFMVDARNRSYPLYSCWEAWPEKGMRQVYTTVLFSHIYLAPLALIVLMYARIARKLCKASGPALAGGETAPQGRPGARRRARVVHMLVMVALVFTLSWLPLWALLLLTDYGQLSEPQLHLVTVYAFPFAHWLAFFNSSANPIIYGYFNENFRRGFQAAFRAQFCLPRWAGPKEAYSEPQPGELLRARLSAEGQPGDSGLPSESGQSSGAARSVRLPLRGARVAHHGMAGEGPGCGHLPLTIPAWDI; via the exons ATGGAGG CCTTCAGCAGCTCCCTGGCGCCTCTCCGTCCAGGTCAAGGTCCCCCAGGAGGCTCTCAGGAAGTGGCTCCTGAATG TTCTGCAGAGGAGATGAGGAGGGACAACAAAGATTTTGAGG GGGAGCCCTCCCAGCCTCCTAACAGCAGCTGGCCCCCAAGCCAGAACACGAGTCAGGCCAAGGCCACCCCAGCTGCAAATCTCACCTTCTCCTCCTACTACCAGCACTCCTCCCCAGTGGCAGCCATGTTCATTGTGGCCTACATGCTCATCTTCCTCCTCTGCATGGTGGGCAACGCCCTGGTCTGCTTCATCGTGCTCAAGAACAGGCACATGCGCACCGTCACCAACATGTTCATCCTCAACCTGGCCGTCAGCGACCTGCTGGTGGGCATCTTCTGCATGCCCACTACGCTCGTGGACAACCTCATCACTG GGTGGCCCTTTGACAACGCCACGTGCAAGATGAGCGGCTTGGTGCAGGGCATGTCCGTGTCGGCGTCTGTGTTCACACTGGTGGCCATTGCTGTGGAAAG gtTCCGCTGCATCGTGCACCCTTTCCGCGAGAAGCTGACCGTGCGCAAGGCGCTGGTCGCCATCGCAGTCATCTGGGCCCTGGCCCTGCTCATCATGTGTCCCTCGGCCATCACGCTGACTGTCACGCGCGAGGAGCACCACTTCATGGTGGACGCCCGCAACCGCTCCTACCCGCTCTACTCGTGCTGGGAGGCCTGGCCCGAGAAGGGCATGCGCCAGGTCTACACCACGGTGCTCTTCTCACACATCTACCTGGCGCCGCTGGCGCTCATTGTGCTCATGTACGCGCGCATCGCCCGCAAGCTCTGCAAGGCCTCGGGGCCCGCGCTGGCCGGCGGGGAAACGGCGCCCCAAGGCCGCCCTGGGGCCCGGCGCAGGGCCAGGGTGGTGCACATGCTGGTCATGGTGGCGCTGGTCTTCACGCTGTCCTGGCTGCCGCTCTGGGCGCTGCTGCTGCTCACCGACTACGGCCAGCTCAGCGAGCCGCAGCTGCACCTGGTCACCGTCTACGCCTTCCCCTTCGCGCACTGGTTGGCCTTCTTCAACAGCAGCGCCAACCCCATCATCTACGGCTACTTCAACGAGAACTTCCGCCGCGGCTTCCAGGCCGCCTTCCGTGCGCAGTTCTGCCTGCCGCGGTGGGCCGGCCCCAAGGAGGCCTATTCCGAGCCGCAGCCCGGGGAGCTCTTGCGCGCCCGGCTCTCCGCGGAGGGGCAGCCCGGCGACTCCGGCCTGCCCTCGGAGTCCGGCCAGAGCAGCGGGGCAGCCCGCTCTGTCCGACTCCCCCTGCGCGGGGCCCGGGTGGCCCATCATGGCATGGCCGGGGAGGGTCCTGGCTGCGGCCACCTGCCCCTCACCATACCGGCTTGGGATATTTGA